The DNA region CGCGTTCATGACCGAAGCGCAGGGCCGTCAGATCTGCGGCCGAGCGCTGCGACAGGGGGACGATGATGGAGAGGATCGCGGCCAGCGCGCCGATCTGCGCCCAGTCCGTGCGGCCAAGGCTCCCCATCGTCCAGAAAACAAGCTGCTGCAGCGCCTGCTCGGTCGCGGCGAACTGGAGCAAGGCCACCAGGGCGTTGAAGCTGAAGAACAGCGCGATGCCGAACAGCACGACGCTGTCGCGCCCGCCTCGAAATCGCGACAGACCCTGGAGCAGCAGGGCCGCCGCGAGCGCGAACGCGAAGGCATAGGCCGGCACGACCCACGCCTGGGGCAGGTACGGCAGGCCCATGCCGGCCACGATGCAGAGCGCCGCGCCGAAGGCGGCGGCCGAGGCCAGCCCCAGGGTGAAGGGGCTCGCGAGGGGGTTGTCGAGGACCGTCTGCATCTCGGTGCCCGCGAGCGACAGGGCCGCGCCGACCAGCAGCGCCGTCACCGCGGGCGGCAGCCGGACCGCCCGGACGATCGCCGCTTCGGCGGGCGTGACGCCCGCCGGGTCGAGCAGCGCGCGCAGCACGTGCCCCGGCGGCAGCATGGCGGGGCCCGTCGCCACGTCGAGCAGGAACGCGAGCCCGACGCAGAGGATCGCCAACGCCAGCCAGACCGCCCGCCGCCGCAGCGTCTGGGCGTAGGCCGCCGCCGGGTCCGGCGTGGCGGGGAGGCCGGCGGTCATGGGTCGATCCAGTAGGTGCCCGCCATCGGCACCGCGAGAAAGCGCGCGTTGATCTCGGCGAGGGTCGCCTCGGGTTCGATGCCTTCCATGAGTTCCGGGTGCAGCCACTTGGCCATGACCTCGACGGCAAGGAAGTTTACGG from Methylobacterium sp. NMS14P includes:
- a CDS encoding FecCD family ABC transporter permease, yielding MTAGLPATPDPAAAYAQTLRRRAVWLALAILCVGLAFLLDVATGPAMLPPGHVLRALLDPAGVTPAEAAIVRAVRLPPAVTALLVGAALSLAGTEMQTVLDNPLASPFTLGLASAAAFGAALCIVAGMGLPYLPQAWVVPAYAFAFALAAALLLQGLSRFRGGRDSVVLFGIALFFSFNALVALLQFAATEQALQQLVFWTMGSLGRTDWAQIGALAAILSIIVPLSQRSAADLTALRFGHERARTFGIDVSRLHLAAMVRISVLTAAAVAFVGTIGFVGLVGPHLARLLAGEDHRFLLPTSLCTGALLLSLASTASKLLVPGTMLPIGIVTALIGVPFFMILIARRVAS